In Trichomycterus rosablanca isolate fTriRos1 chromosome 25, fTriRos1.hap1, whole genome shotgun sequence, the sequence TGTGGCAGATGATGACTTTTTTGGGTTGGTTCAGGGCCTCATGCCCAGGATTGCGGATCGGTGCGTCGGATTGCACAAGCTCGGCTAGGAAGTTGATATATCCAATGGCCAGGCGCAGCGTGTCCACTTTAGAGAGTCTCTTCTCGTAGGGCAGCGTGGGGATGTGGGAGCGCAAACCCTCGAACGCATCGTTGATGGACTGCATGCGCCGGCGCTCCCGCACATTGGCCGCCTGGCGCAGCTGCTGCATCTCCTGGTCGGACCTGGCGCGCCTGCGTCTCTTCATCTGGAGCCCGCCGTCACCGGAGGACGAAGGTgatgaggaggaagaggaggatgaAAATCGACCCGGGTCGCATCCATAATCGTCGTCGTGCGCCATCCGGTCGTCCCCGTAGTACTCTTGGATCTGGCTGGCGAGGAAGTCAACGTCGTCGTCCAGAAAGTCCTCGGTGTCCATGTGCTCGCGGGAGCAGCGGTCAGTGAAGAAGTCATCCTCATCAAAATAGGGGAACGAGTCCAAACCTGAGAAGGGGTCCAACACggtctccatcatcatcatcatctcacCGCCGGGGCTTTAACAACAAGCCGACACGCCGTGCGCTTTTATACACACATCTACAGTCGCGTGCCATTAACGGTCCGCTCCAGCCAATCAGCGCTGAGCACGGACCGAGACAGCGCACCTAATGGCATGCCACACCCCCTCTAGTGCACGCCCACGAGTGCGCAACACACTGCGGCTTTTCTTATACAAATAGTTTTTGACATCTGACTGGTTGTTACACCCAGATTATTAATTATTCACCTCATTATAATACAGCAGATAATTCTGTGGAATTAAAAGATTcatgaaaataaacagaaataaataaaaaacattataaagttaaataaaatctgttggATCTGATTATAAAGATTCATTTTATGTGCCAGAGTTTTTAAATCAagttaaaaatattttagaacAAAACGCAGTGACACGTTGAGTGACCAAAAAATAGACAGAAGTAaacaatataatttatattcagGTGGAAACACATGTGTAAAGTGCATTTAaactgcaaataataataataataataataataataataataataatcaataatatgaAAATAGGGCTTAATCAGTAGCATTtatggcaaaaaaaacaaaacaaaacacttgTCACTTAGGGTGGGTGTGGGGTATCTTTAGATACCTGTGAAGGTGATTTaccattaaataattttataaatacagtaaataattaaacattaaagaCTCCTGTTCTCTATAGACATGCAGTACgactttaaattatttaataaatgaataataaaatcatttttatagATTGTATTGAATTTTTCAGCCTGTCATAcatgttattttattaacactataatttatatatttaataattaattcttATGAGATCTGATATTTTGTAGAACTCTGAAGTAAAAATATTCTCTCTACAGGACGCAAATTGCTTGCGGAATTTAACActcttaaaaaatttaatatgaGTAAACGTGGTATAGCTATGCCTCATGTCAtggaacattttattttttattgtttccaaTATGATAAATTtttgcagtaataataataataataacaataataataataatattgataataacaacaataataatattaataacaacaacaataataatagtaatactattaataataatagtaatagtaataataacaataataatattaataacaataataataacaatagtaatcataataataataataacaataataataataatagtaataataataataacaataataatagtaataataataatagtaataataattattaataataataataataataataatttcttaCCGATTTTGCTTTTTCACTTCAGCAGAACATGAAATTGTAACCAGGCGTATTCAGATCTTTGCAGGAGACTGTAAATGCACAGATCCATAAGCATTAGATTAAGCAGTAGGAAAGTtctaaagaatataaaaatgcCAAACTAACCCTTAAAAACAATTAGTAAACAAAACCAAGTTTAAGAGGACGAATGTGTGCCTTTTAAATGCATCATGGTTAAGTCAACATTTTACTATCTGCTAaacgtttattattttcagaaaactaattatataaacataattcctgctataaaataaaagtgtatAGTAGACACTTGTACAGGCTAATATGTGATTTATGCATCACTTATTGGAGTAATAAATCCTTTGTTGGTTTCCTCTTTAAACAGCCTGTTGCTGCATGAATGAACGGAACATAATCGAGTCGCGTCAAATGCTGAGTGAAAAGAGGCAAAACAAACAGTGACCGGTAATAAAAGAGCCACTCGGTATTAACAAGGTGTTGAAGGACACATGTTTCCTCTCTCCTCCCGCTCTTAAAATTAATGAAGTGGGTTTGGGTTTGTCCACGTGCGCCTTTTTCGAGCCGCGCACACCGGACAATGCGCAAAAACGCGCCGGGATCTGTAAGGGTCAGACGGGCCGGTTGACCCCTTGTGTCACCCTTTTAGTCTCCTTGTAAAAGCAGGTAGTGCTGAATTCGATTATATTGTGTTGTATTGTATCGCTTGGGCTCTAACCGGAGGACGGTGCGTCCTGGTTAGAGCACGAGCGCTGTCGGTTCCACAATGCAATATACAATGCAGCACAATGCAATATACAATGCAGCACAATGCAATATACAATGCAGCACAATGCAATGCAATAAAGCACAATGGTACACAGACCATGCAATACTCCACAACGTGCGCGGTCACGAGTCCCATCAATTAAACGTGCGCTCACGTCTCGCACCCAATCTCATTTTAAGAATGGACCCAGTGCTGAACATAATCACCCAGAATGACTTATTTACCCCTGTCTACAAGTTTAAAGAAGAAAAGTGTCACTTGAGTAgctcaaaacaaaaaacagccgCACCCTTGAAATGCAACAAGTGTTTCAGGTATCCGGGCATTTAAATGTTTACTGCAAGAACAAATTTGTGAACCCTTCTGGTTTGTATAAAATGTGCTCTTATTATCTTTCAAGTCATATTAATAACAGGCACGCAGTTATTAAAGGACTAATTTAACATAATCTTAGACAGTCCAGGTAGGACTTCTCCAAAAAGCAGGGGTTCCTAACAATGACATACAAGTGTGGGCTGCAGTCTAGACCTGCACTGCTTATATGCTTTAAGGTCAGCTGCATCGGTCACTTCTTGCTATTAACAATATATACCCCACAGTATATTTGTCATGTACATATATTTgtcactccaaaatcttgtaaaagcCTTCCATATTATATATTGTGCATAAAGCAGCCTGAATTTCTGGACTGAAGTAAACAAAACTGTCCGCTTATGCTACAGGAGTAAAAGTCTCCAGCAGTGCCATAAATGTTCCAGCAGTTTCTTATTTAAGGCACCAAGACCCAGACCTAATGAGaggaaaataatttataatttttatcttTGTATAATAGTATGAAATGTTGAGCATATCTGAATTTGTGGGGGACGTGTCCCTCCCTAATATATATTGTGATAACGACCTTAAAATACACCCATGAATTCGGAGGCTGGTGAGGATTAAGCATATTGCAGCTTTGCGCGTTGTCAAACTGGCGCACCTTTGGCTGAATGTGCCACCTGACTGAGTAAACATGATCTGAAAGCAGGTATGTGTGCAGGTTCTGCAGTGAATAACCACATTCAGCAAGTGTCTTCTCAACTTCTGACCCGTTTACAACAATTTTGCACGGACCTGTGGCTGCAATATAGCCGTTCTATCAGAACAACGCAAATCCAAACTGGTGCACATTTATCACCTCCTTTTTATGCGCGCCGTGTTTCAGATGCGCTCTTTAGCATACAGGCTGCGGTGTTTATTCATCTCTTTGACTCGTCGAGCGGCGCAAGTGTTCAGATTCCCACGGACCGTGTGCCTCGCCTCGCGCTGCAGCTTGCACCCACAGCCACGCGGGCCCACGACACTTCATAACGGGGTCCCACTTTTTCACCccccattctaaaaaaaaagccCCCCTCGCCCCTTCATCTTGGTTTGAATAGAGATGTTGATCGACTCCAACCAGTCAGCATCTCAGGTACCAGCCCCGTTTGGCCACCACTGAGAGCCACGCCGCTGCTACCAGCCCCCCTCTAGAACCCAACCATACGCACCACGTCCTTCAAATACCGAGAGCATTTACTCCTGCTTGTTGCTTAATGACCCCTCGAGCCGATTGATAAAGGGCTTTTGGTGTTCAGATGAAAGCCTGGCACCATGCAGCAAAATCCACAAGTGTGGAATCAAAGGCAAACACAAAACCCGAGCATTTTACAACCTCATGTGTTCAATGTGAAGACGTTTACTGCACTGAGAAAAAAAGACTGGAGAACATGTTCAAGTCCCTTCAAAACTCTCACATTAAAATAATCTAAAGAAATTTAAAAAAGTAGTTCAACTTTAATGGAATGACTTGTTTTATAGTGGTTTATTAAACTGTCTGATTTAGTATCATAGAAAAATAgtttgtgtatttaaataaCTTATTTTACAACAGAATTAATAATTGAATTAATAAAACAACGAATTCATCTAAGATATTATTTTTAGACTTTTAGATGCAGCAGTTTATTTATGGACACCGGTCAGTACTTTACATCTTTACATTATTACTTTATACTTACATATACTTTACATCTTTACATTATTACTTTATACTTACATATACTTTACATCTTTACATTATTACTTTATACTTACATATACTTTACATCTTTACATTATTACTTTATACTTACATATACTTTACATCTTTACATTATTACTTTATACTTACATATACTTTACATCTTTACATTATTACTTTATACAGCTTTTTTAATCAGTGACTAATGTGTATGCAAATATAAttcattaaaatttatttagagtttaaggttagggtttgggGTTAACCCTAAGATTTTACTCCACATTTACAGTGAAATGAcatctattacatttacattataattTGTAAATAGGTAAGTGatttaatcagattatttagaacAGTTTTGGACTGATAAACAGGTGCTTGTAATTTGCGTTATAAAAAGCGCTGCAGATTttctgtcccaatatttttgagcGCTTTTTTCTGCGGATGCGCCAGTTActaccccccttccccccccccaatcAGTTTAAACACTATAAATgatctttttctctttctttgcgCGTTTTGGTGAATTTGTTTTAGATTTCACGCGTTTTCAGAAGAAACTGGCCACACAGGACAGGTGGACAGGGACGCAGACGGCGCCACCGTGACCGCCACCTTCACACAATCAATTACCCGGAGCGCGGGGGGCGCGGAGCGGGGCGCGCGGTGCGCACTGACCGCTGCAGACCGGGAGCGCGCATGGGAATAACAACACATGCAACACATGCACCTCCaactttttattgttgtttggaACAGACGCTCGGATGCTGAACGTTATAAATGAGACGTCTCACCGCATGGCCCGTGATGCATTACTTCCTACAGTGCGTTAGTGTGCTGGGGGTCAGAGCAGATGAACGCAACACAAAACGGACCGAGTCTGGATGGTTTTTTAGGAAACTGCAGCTTCTTTATTCACAtgataaaaaagtaaatgtttttctATAACAGTAAATCCTTCTTAAGTGGGCTAATCCGTGTAATCCATATAATCTCCAGTGTCAAACAGGATTAAGGCTGGATTTActcaaaaaaagagaaacagatgaaaagGGGGGAGGATCAGGGGTTCACTGACAGTAATTGAGTGATCTAACAATATTTTCTGTTCCTTTAGCCCCATTATTGCATCTATTTGACCTCTAGTTAGTAACTGATGAGCTGTAGTGTCTTTAAGGAGTGTCCAAGGATTATAAAATAGGTTATAAAGGTTATAAAACAGGTTTATCAAATAGGCTGATAGTCAAAATGTGCAcggaaaaaaatttataaataaacaagcaaactatacaattcaaataaaaaaaaatatattattatattttatatgtattttagccCTACTAGCTCATATATTAGTACATAGCAGAAATAATTCTTCAGTGGTGGCTCAGACAATTCTGCCCAGAATTCAAACCAAACATAGCAAAGCAGCATTTATTCACTACGCCACTTACAGATGGACTCAAGAAGATCTTAGATGTTCTCAAACTGTAACATCATTCAAGTTTTCTTCCATCCtattgttttatgtttatattttatacatttatttatttatttatccttttATTAAAGCACTATTAACCGGCCATGAGCAGGAAATGTTCTATTCAAATGAGCCACTTTGTTATAAATCAttagataaatataaataatgtggtTATTATACCATATACGCGACTCAGAAATGACATGCACTGGTTAACCAGTCTTTAAATCAGTCGATAAGTGTGAGTGTCAGTGTGAGCACATTCTATATTTTACCTTTTGGTTTAATCCtctctgggttcgattctttgTGTATAAGCTCAGGTACCTGCAACCCTGCAGGTTTCCATCAGTTCCAGAACGACGTGGTCAGATGCTCAGTTGTCTTGCACAGGTTTCGTTTCCAGAGGGCTCATGGTCTGGTTCCAAAAAAGTACATTAATAGTTAAAAATATACAGCAAAATCTGCTTAAGAAACAGTAAAACTCACTTACCTGCCAACATAAGCTGCAGCAGTGGAACTACTGGAGGTTCTTCATGATAGTTGGTGCCAGGTGGGTGGTTTCAGTGTGGGAAAGTGCTTAGGGTCTCAAAAGTTTCCACAGAATCGTGCAAAAACTAAAAATCCAGTGAGTCTCAGTTATATTTGCAAACACGCCCTGTTGATCAGAAGTTCCAAAGAGGAACATGTCGGACTTTGAGGATCTaaggctacagtgggcacaggctcaccaAAACCGAGCAGCTAAAGATTGTAAAGTTATTGCTTCTTTGCTGTGAGTAAACAGTATGAATTCATGGACCTAACCTTGAGTGTGCCAACATTATAGGTGGGTAGTGGTGGGTTAAATGTGGGCAATGTTTGCTTAATACCCTCTGAGCTGAATGCCACAGTTTGGTTGGTGAGCATGTGCTTCCCTTTATGGTTATATCTCATAATGGATTCCTGAGCTGCTTCCATGAACACGACAAGGTGCTCAGTGCACCTCAAGTTAACAGATCAACAAATAATGAAAGTTTTTCTCATGAGCTCACGTAGGTCCCACACGGTCCAATCCAGCAAACAGCAAAGACTCTACGTGCTCAATTCGGCAACCTTAATCAGTGCCAGTCAGACGCGGCTGAAGCTCGGGAAAGCCTGGGAATCCCACCACATGCGGCACATGGTGCGCGGGGCCCTCCGCTCTGCAGACTGCCGTACAAATTAGAGACTCCTGCCTGCACAGCGCATCAACACTTGTTTTTAACTGAGACATTGTGCGCTGATTTTCCGCTCTCTGTATTCATGTAGTCCGGCACCGCCGGGTCCATTTTGGCCTCCGCTCACAGTGGGCATTCGTGCAGTCGGGGCGGGTAATTACACATGATAAATCTGTCGTTTATGCAAAGATACATCTACATAAACGACAAAAACTAACCCGATACGACTCGCTGCGGCCTTTCTGCACACACAGAGTCAAAGATTACGATTCATATCCAGGTTATCCACATTATCATCAGGATTAAATAAACCTATACGGTTTAATCAGTGCTTATTAAGATATTAGCAGCTAATCCTCTCAGCGAATGGGAAACATTTGCTTTAAAGATGTTTTGAACATTCATGGATGATCTGCTCGGAGATTAAGAGGATTATTGATTCATCATAACCCAGACTAATTGATTTGGGAGTTCATCTGGAGGTGCTGTGTTCACCCCCGGGCTGTTTCTCAGACTAGAAGCGTCCAGCAAACTCGCTCACATGGACAGGAGACCCTCTTAAGTTATTAAATGTACTTTACTGACCTGCTATGTCCAGAATTTGCTTTAGAGCTTCTGTATTGGAGTCAATATGCTCGTGCTAATGCTGACACACTCATGAAGACCCAGTGTAGCAGGTTAGATACACCGGCCAGGTAGACGCTCACCTGATTCCTCTTATTAGCTATGGATCAGATTAACCTGGTGAAGTTTTAGCTTGTTTGGATTTAAAACCAGCAGCCACGGCGTTCTTTTATGGACAAGGCTGGATGTCTTTGATCGAAATTGTACAAACTATGTCTTATGTGAACTGTTACTGGCATTTTATTGTTTCTAAGCAATAATCAAAGCCGTAGCTATGAACTGAATATTTGGGGGGtgggggaacactgatggatcaTAACAATGCAAAGCTAGCAGGTCAAATATGTTGATTTATAaatttttacattaatattagGGGGACGTTTGAGCACATGTTGTGATTACGATTTTGTTTACAGGCAAAGTTGTTCATTTTTCTGTAACACCGACATCCGTTCAATCATTTTCCAGGGAACTAAGGATGTATTAGATgcatgtttaataaatacaaatacaaataagttTAAACCCGTGCCGAGGATAAAAAGAGCTCTTAGATTTAGGTAGCCTAATATTTAAGGTGGTTGTAAGATTGTTTTAGGCCTCATGCAACTGTgtctaaataattaaaacacttttaTGGTCTGAACAACTCAAACTACatcaaaaaacataataaaacgtttttaaaataatttctatAATAATGTTCTTTTCTTTGTGAGGTCCAGAGGCGTAACACATCCCAAGAGCTGCGCTGCTTGTACcaggagtttgaatcccaggttgCCAGGCTGGGACATGAACCTAGCTATTTGGGGAAGGGATGGACCTaacagtgcacccttagtgcaggtcccaagcccagataaatagggttAGGAGGGTTGAGGGTCAGGAAAGGCTTCCGGCGTACAAATGGTCATCTGTGGTGTCACTTAGTGAGAGCAGCCAAAAGGACTCatcagtccccccccccccccatatttGAGGAAATGTGTCCTGATGGTCAAATGTAAATcataaaccattaaaaaatTAGTCTGTGGTTAATTTAAAGCTGCTGGAACAGAGGTGGCACCGTCCAGTCACACCAACGCGCAACGCTCCTGCTCCAAAACTGACACCTTAAATTTTTGCTGCTGATCACATGAGGAATTTTTTTAAAGCACGCTTGACTGTGGCCAGTGACACTTGTGGAACAGCAGCCCGTAATTAAAAAGAGGATCCAGAGCACAGACGACGAGGCCAGAATAAAGTTTGCAGGATTTATTCAGTGTTTATGGAATATCTGCACACATCATCTATACATACAGAACAGAATCTTCACAAAATAAGGGCCGCATGACGGATCACTCAACTGAATCCAAACCGTACAAAAGAAATCAACCAGAAATCCAGAAATAAATACGTAAAAATCATCAACTAAATACAAGAGTGAAAGTACAAATCAGATATACAGGGTTTCTAACGTACTGCGTCTGCATGCGTCTAGAACGTCTGTACAAACACTAGCCACTAAAATCAGCTTCGTCTGGCTACTCGACTCCATCAGAACTCAACAGATCAAAGATTTACGTGTTAACCCAGGAATTCAGGAAGCACTTTTAAAGACGTAcacgcaacacacacacacacacacacacacacacacacacacacacacacaatctctcacacccatacacacactcatacacacaactTGACCACTGGGAGACCCTGATTTTACCGCGCCAGCGGCGTCCTCGTAGCGTCCTGAGAGATATGTCCGGCCCACTTGGCAGGATTGGACAAACTGAGTCACGTGACCAAGAGCCACTCCCCCAATGGACAACAATACAGTGTACAAAGTTTAGCAAACAACAAAGTTAGGTCACTTGGACGGATTGGATTGatatttttgcctgttttttttttttttttttttttttttttttaaacgtgcGGGACTCGTCCGAGCACTGCCATGGCCTAAATCCACAAACGTAAACATAAACGGAAGTTGATATGAATAATATGCATTAATCAGGGTTCAAAATAAAGAACAGGGGTCACTGAGAAGCATCTACGACAAAAAGCGAGCATCAGTAGAGAAAACAGAAAAGGCTACAGAATAGTGAAGGCATCTTATTCCATACGACGTTTACAAAACGACAggcttcatcatcatcatcatcatcagcgtAACGCTGATcttttatatgtataaatattgCTTTTAACAAATTGTACCCTGTCCAGCTCCAGCAGTTTCCCCCAAACTTTACAATTACGGAAAGATAGAATCGAGCACTCGTGTACAAATGAGACTCTCGTGAGTCCAGTCCTGAAAAGAGAGTCTCGTTCATAAGCCCTAAATTAAGTTTGGTGAAAAATCTGATAATTTTACTATTTTCCCTTTTCTCAAATATAATCAGCTCAGACGTGTGATGTTTTCAGTTCTTATCACAGCTAAAACTGACAGAAATTGAGATCAGCCAAACGTTTGGTGTAAATGAGtctcctctgacacgtgtgcatttgccaaccgcttcttttcacctgcacaaggtgggttcacacagggatcagtatcgtGAACAATAGTgctccccaaccaccgggccacgactggtcatttattaccgggctgaacagaaagaataaataattagagatcgctacaacacatttcgggtgttattgtctcccatcaccactaggtgggagcgttTCGTTGAGTAgtattgttttgcacttttttctgtgttttttattatgctcgctctataattttattttaaatcctcccgcctcCGCtagtccatgaaattatatcttatatgaaaccggtctgtggtgcaaaaaaggttggggagttacacacacactgctctccattattcaccgtctctgtgcagcacctcgaccggccagcagaggctgcCATCGCAGCAGTCACGAGGAATCATAAattagccaatcaagtctgcgTATagttgagattcgaactcacgagCTTGAAGTGCTCTGGtggtgtgtctgagggaggaaaggccGGATGAGTAGCTTCCTTGGCACCACCACAGCGACTCCTAGTGCCCGGTTCAGGCGCTGATCTGACAGATGAGAGAATTCGGAGGAAACGGAACAGGGTTTCTAAATCAGCCGAGACTCCGCTGGATGGTGTACGCATCCGAGGAGGCAGGTTCTAGTCTGTGATCTATGAATGCTTTGATTAATAGTGATTAATAATCTGGTATCAATTTGTATGGAACCAAATGGTTCTGAAGGTGTCAGAAGGTGGAACTGTACCAACAATCTAGTAGTTATTCACTCAAACATCAGAACGTTTTCAAAACTAGTAAATATTGATTACAATAATCCCAGGAAATTACatctaaataaattattaagacTTCAATTCAATATAATGTCATTTAGTCCTAATCTAGACGTCACGGCAAATTCGAGAATCTGACAGAAGTTTGACTGGAAGGTTTGAAAGCTCACGTGATTTCGCATCGTCTGCTGATGTAAATGCACAATTGATTCATATTGTTAGACATAAACGAAAGATAAAAAGGCTTTTTACGTTTGAATACGTTATTTTTTGATGTGTCGTCTGGAGGTTTGTGATCATTTGTGGACGTTTGCTTCAGTTTTTTGGTCCTCACCAGCTACATTAACAAACTAAAGAAGTGAACGCAGGGCATGAGTGCCGAGGCTGAATCTGGAGTGAAGGGAACGTCGGATAGGCTGAATTTTTCACCAAACTTTTCCATCAGAATTCAGGCACAAACAACAAGTGCGGCGTTTCCAGAGGCCGAGCTCGTCCGTCACCTTCAGATCTGATCCCGAAACATGCTGCACGATGGACTTTAATGACCGGTGTGTCTCCTCCAGTGCATGAACGTGTAGAACAGAGAGAGTCCAGGAGTCCAGGAGCACTGGGATACACACTCATCCGGGTTTGGGCAGGAGGCCGATATGAAACTGGAGGACTTTGTAGAGGAGGATCAGAAGGTACTTTGTGAAGGGTGTGGAGCTCGGAGGAGATCAGACGCTCTCCGGATCGTCCACCAAAAAAAATCAGAGCAAACGTGATGAATTAAAAACATAAGGATGTTTCCCtggtaacagtgatgataacAGTACATCACAGATTAGATTATATACAAACACCCTGCCCAGTCCTTCAGCACcactacagtgtgtgtgtgtgtgtgtgtgtgtgtgtgtgtgtgtgtgtgtgtgtttaaaaattGTGCATTTGATCCTGATAATGTGATTCTCAGTGCAGCAGGTCTCTTCAacactgtgggaatttgtaccgtTTACATGAACAACCTCATTTGTTGATGCgtttgaacttttatttaacagacaaaaggacaaagaa encodes:
- the ptf1a gene encoding pancreas transcription factor 1 subunit alpha is translated as MMETVLDPFSGLDSFPYFDEDDFFTDRCSREHMDTEDFLDDDVDFLASQIQEYYGDDRMAHDDDYGCDPGRFSSSSSSSSPSSSGDGGLQMKRRRRARSDQEMQQLRQAANVRERRRMQSINDAFEGLRSHIPTLPYEKRLSKVDTLRLAIGYINFLAELVQSDAPIRNPGHEALNQPKKVIICHRVTRSPSPDDPDYGLPPLAGHSLSWTDEKQLREQNIIRRAKVWTPEDPRKVHFKSAVTNLENEPPHFQLMA